The DNA sequence AGATACCCGGTGACGATGCGTGCCGGCACGCCCCAGCGGCGCAGCACCACGACGACCGCGCTGGCGTAGTGCTCGCAGAAGCCGGCGCGCTGGTCCAGCCAGAAGCTGTCCACCGGGTCCGGGCCGGACAGGCCGGGGGCCAGGGTGTAGACAAAGGGCCGCTGGCGGATGTGGTCCAGCAGCCACTGGGCCCGGCGGGCGCTGTCGCCGAGGGCCGCCCCCGTGCTGGCACCGTGTTCGTCGGCCCAGGCGAGGGTGCGCGGATGCTGACCGCCGGGCAGCGCGAGATAGGGCTGCCAGCGCGGATCGTCCGCCCGAACCGGTTCGGCGGGGGGCGTGGCGGCGTCATGCACCGGGGTGTCGAGCACGGCGGTGGCCTGTACGCGCAGGCGCTCCGTCAGCGGCTGATCGCTGGTCCACGCCCCTTCGGGCTCGTGCCGCCAGCGGTGCTCCGGGCCGGCATCGGGCAGCGTCGGTCCGGTCCGGGCGTTTTCCAGCAGCGGCAGCGTGGACAGGCCCAGCGGCTCGACCGTCATCTCGTAGCGCAGCGTCCGGGCCGGCGCAGCGGGTACGGTCGGTTCGGCCTCCGGCAGGAACCGGCGTCGGCGCTGCCAGCCGCTGCCTTCCGGCTCACTCAGCACCGGGCCGCGGAAATACAGCTGTGAAGGTGCCGGCGCAGGACCGTCGAACTGCAGGCGCAGCGCGACCGTGTCGTCCTGCGCCAGTTCGGCCACGTCGCCCAGCGACAGGTGGTCGGACAGGCCGGTGCGGGCGGTGCCGGGCCCGGGCATCGACCACAGCGGCGCGACCCGCGGGAAGAGCAGGAACAGCGCGACCACCAGCGGCAGGCCCGTCAGCAGCAGCCGGGCCGACAGCGCCAGGGCCTGCCGCAGCGGCGGCGGTGTCTGCAGGCGGTCGGGCAGGTGGGCGAGCACCAGCGCGGCCAGCAGCAGCCACACCGACAGGCCCATCGCGAGCGCCATGACCAGCGACTGCGCGTGCAGGAAATTGGCCAGCACCAGGAAGAAGCCGAGGTAGAAGACGACCGTCGCATCCCGGCGCGCGCGCAGCTCCAGCGTCTTCAGCGCCGACAGCACGACCAGCAGCGTCACGCCGGCTGACGGGCCGAGCAGCGACTGGTGGCTGATCAGCGTGCCGGCCGAGGCACCGGCCAGCGCGAGCAGCATCAGGTGCCGTGACGGCAGGGCGCGGCCGCTCCACGCCAGCCACGCCCGCCAGCCCAGCGCGGCATAAGCCAGCACCGCGCACCACAGGGGCACCTGCGTGCACTGCGGCAGCAGCGTCCAGGCCAGCACCGCCAGCAGGAACAGCGTGTCGCGGGACTCGCGTGGCAGGGCGACCCGGCTCACGGCGGACTCCAGAGCGCGAGGGTGTCCAGACACTGCCGCCGGTGCTGCGGGCCGATGCCTTCCGCGATCGACAGCGTGCCGAGGCTGAGCCGGTAGGGTTGCCCCAGGGCTTCGGCCTGCAGCACCCAGGCGCTCAGGCGGCGCAGGCGGGTTTCCGGGTCGAGGTCGGTCAGACGGTCGCCGTCCAGATGCAGCCCGCGGGCCTGCCGTGCCGGAGGTGTTTCCCGCACCAGCAGGCCGCCGCCCGCAGCGAGGCTGCGGGCAGAGCGGCGCCACAGCACCTGCGCCGGCCGATCTTCGCGCCGCCAGGGCCGCACGCCTTCATCCTCGCCGGGTTCTGGCTGGGGGGCGTGCCGGCGCAGCGGGGCCTCGGCTGGATCGGTGCTGGCGGACTGGGGCACCGGCGGTGCATCGACCTCCGGGGCGGGCCAGGCCAGCGGCTGCTGCGCGATCCGCCACACGGCCCAGACCCGGAAGAGCCCGAGCGGGAACCGGCTGCTGAACTCCAGTGCAGGCAGCGTCTGCCGTCCGCGGTGTGCGAGCCTGCGGGGCAGGTGCCGCCGTGCGTCCGGATCGGGCGACACGTCGACCGGCAGGTCCGCAGGCTCGTCCCGCCAGCGCACCACCAGACCATGGCGGCCGAGATGGGCCGGATGGCGCCAGCCGGTGCGGCGGGTCTCGTCCTGCACGGTGATCTCGATGTCGACCATCTCCCCGACGAACCCCGCCTCGCCGACCCGCGCGCTCAGGCGCAGGCCGCTGAGCGTCGCGTGGGTCGCGTGCAAGGCCACCAGCGCGGCGCTGGACAGGGTGAAGGTCAGCAGGTGGCCGAGGTTGAGCTGGTAGTTGATCGAGGCCAGCAGCAGGCAGCCCAGCAGCACGCCGTACACGAAACCGGAGCCGGTCGGCACGATGTAGAGCGTGCGGTGGTCCAGGCGCAGCGTGTCGGTGCGCGGGTGGCGCCGGTCCCACCAGGCCTGCCAGCGCGTACGCCATCCGGACAGCCGGGGCATGCTCAGACGAGCCGGACCGATTCGAGCATCGCGCGCACCTGCGCAACCCGGCCGCGGCCGGCGCCGCTGCGTGGCTGCAGGCGGTGGGCCAGCACCGGCACGGCCAGCGCCTGCAGGTCCTCGGGCGTGGCGTGGGTGCGGCGGGCGAGCAGGGCCCGCGCCCGTGCCGCCCGCAGCCAGGCGATCGCCGCCCGCGGCGACAGGCCCTGCGTGAACCACTGGCCGCCGCGGGTGGCGGCGAGCAGCGCCTGCAGGTAGTCCAGCAGCGCGGGGGCGACATGGATGCGCTGCACGGCGGCCTGCGCCGCCAGCAGCTCCTGCGCCGACATCACCGGCTGCAGGTGCCGCACGGCTTCGCGCCGGTCGTGGCCTTCGAGCAGCGCCCGCTCGGCTGCCGGGGCCGGGTAGCCCAGCGTGAGGCACATCAGGAAGCGGTCGAGCTGGCTTTCGGGCAGGGCGTAGGTGCCCAGCTGCTCGGCCGGGTTCTGGGTGGCGATGACGAAGAAGGGGCTGGGCAGGGCGCGCGTCTCGCCGTCGAGGGTCACCTGGCGCTCCTCCATCGCCTCCAGCAGCGCGCTCTGGGTGCGCGGCCCGGCGCGGTTGATCTCGTCGGCCAGCAGCACCTGCGTGAACACGGGGCCTTGATGAAAGACAAATCCCTCGCGCGTGCGCTCGTAGACACTGATTCCGACCAGATCGCTGGGTGTCAGGTCGGCGGTGAACTGCACTCTGGAGAACTGCAGGCCGACCGAAGCGGCCAGCGCCTGGGCGAGGGTGGTCTTGCCGACACCGGGAACGTCCTCGATCAGCAAGTGGCCACCGGCGAGCAGGCAGGCCACGCTGTCGAGGATCTGTGCATGCTTGCCGACCACCACCGAGCCGATCTGATCGACGAGGCGCTCCAGCGTCTCGGTCAGGGGAATTGCCGGAGCCGGAGGTGTCAGGAGTGTGTGATGTGGGCGGTTCATCATCGGTGATACCTTACCCGAACCGAAACCGAAACGAAGCTTGAGGGACAACACAGCGGGCGGCGGACGCCCGGTGTGCCAGACAACATGAGCACTGCCTTTTATTCCCATCCCGACTGCCGCGGCCACGACATGGGCCCCGGCCACCCGGAGTGCCCCCAGCGCCTGGACGCGATCGAGGACCACCTGCTCTCCACCGGGCTGGACATCGCGCTGCTGCGGCCCGACGAGGTGCCGCTGGCGAAGCACTCGGACCTGATGCAGGCGCACAGCGAGGGCTACCTGCTCGAACTCGACGAGTTCATGCAGCAGGCGGTCCTGACCGGCGAGCACCGTGCGCTCGACCCCGACACCACCGTCTGCCCCGGCACGCGCCAGGCGATGCTGCGGGCGGCGGGCGCGGCCGTGGCGGCGACCGACGCGGTGATCGACGGCACCTACCGCAACGCCTTCTGCGCCATCCGCCCGCCCGGCACCACGCCACGCGCTCGGAGGCGATGGGCTTCTGCTTCTACAACAACGTCTGCATCGCGGCGCGCCATGCGCTGAACGTGCGCGGCCTGCAGCGGGTGGCGATCATCGACTTCGACGTCCACCACGGCAACGGCACCGAGGACATCATCGCCGGCGACGAGCGGGTGCTGATGTGCAGCTTCTTCCAGGACCAGCTCTACCCCTACAGCGGTGGCGTGCCGATGGGTGACAACATGGTCAACGTGCCGGTGCCGGCCTACACGCGCGGCATGGACGTGCGCGAGCTGATCGACATGTACTGGATTCCGCGGCTGGAGGAGTTCAGGCCCGAGATGGTCTTCATCTCCGCCGGCTTCGATGCCCACCGCGAAGATGATCTGGGGCAACTCGGGCTGGTCGAGGCCGACTACGCCTGGATCACGCAGCGCCTGGTCGACATCGCCGACCGCTACAGCAAGGGCCGCATCGTGTCGTGCCTGGAAGGAGGCTATGTGCTGAGTTCGCTGGCGCGCAGCGTCGCGGCCCATCTGCGGGTGCTGGCCGACGTCTGAGCCGTGGGCGGACGCTGCTCCGCGACCGATCAGCGCGAGGCGGTGTGCGTGCCAGTGTCCGCCGGTTCGGTGGTGAATTCGACCTCGATGCGCAATTGCGAGCGCACCGGGCGCCCGTCGAGTTCGCCTGGCACGAAGGCACTGCGCAGGAAGGTCTGCCGGGTGGCCTCTTCCAGCGCGGCGGGCAGCCCGCTGTCCTGCGCTGCATCGACACGCACCCGCTGCACCACGCCCTGGTCATCAATGAACAGCGTCAGCACCGCGCGGAAGTGCCCGGTGGGCGCCAGTTCCGGATAGAACAGGTCGATGGACTGCTGCGGTGCCGGACCGCGGGTGAGCAGGCGACTCGGCAGGTACTCCGCATCTGGATCGCCCGCCTGTGCGGCGGTACCGGCACCGGTCGGCGGCAGCTGTTCCATCCTCTCCAGCAGGGTCGGTGCCGATGGCGATGTCGTGCGGGCGGCCTGTGCCGATGCCGGGATGGTGGCTATCTGCTGTGTCGGCTCGGGGGCCGGGATGGTACCGCTCGACCGGTGCGCGGTCTCGATCCGGACCGCCACGCCGTGCTGATGGGCGGCCTCCCCGCGTGCCCCGCCTGCCTGCGCAAGTGCCTGGGCCGTGCTGGACAGCAGTACGCCGAGGTGCAGCAGCACCGACCCGGCCACACAGCCCGCCAGCAGCGCCCGCCGCTGTGCCATGTCAGTTCAGCTCGCGCCAGGCCGCACGCCGCAGGGTGTTGGAGCGGTTGCCGAGGCCGACTCCCGCGGCTTTCAGCTGCGTGCTCTGGTCGCGCTTGGTGAAAAAGGCGCTGACCCGGCCGGTGCTGTCCATCACGCGGCTGACGCCGACGATGAGCGAGTTCGAGACCTCGACGTCCCGCACATCGCCCGAGGGCAGCAGGAACTGGTAGAGGAAGGAGCTGCCGCCATTGCCGCAGGGGTCGCCGTTCGGCACGGTCGAGGCGAATGCGATCAGGCCCGAGGCCAGCGGAATGCCGTCCAGCGACACCCGCTCGCCGCTGGACTGGTCCAGGTCGACGTACCAGCCGTTCTGGGCATTCCAGTTGACGGACTGGGCGTCGTCGAGACGGCGGTTGCTGTTGAGTTTCTGGCGGACCAGCTTGGCGTTCGGGTCTCGGAGCGGGCCGAGGCCGGTGCTGTCGAGCGTGTCGCGGATGGAGTAGATCGTCTGCAGGCCGGTCGAAGTCAGATCGGCGTTGTTGAGCAGACGCCCGGTGCCGAAGGAGACGACGGTGATCGGCATGTTGTCGTTCACCAGTTCCGTGAGCACCGGCTTGCCGGTGATGGGCTGCGGCACGAGGTTCGGCCCCAGTGCCTGCCCGAGCAGCGTGGCCTCGATGCCGGAGGGGGCTACCCGGTCATCGTGGTCGAACCGCCAGAGGTTGCCGAGCATGTCGCCGGCATAGAAACGCAGCGCGGTGTTGTCCGCGTCGCTGGGCACCCAGGCGTTGAGGCGGCCCAGGTTGCTCGGCGTGGAGGCGTCACCGGCAGTGGTGATGATCTCGCCTGCACCGGTGCGCAGCTTGCCGGTCAGTGCGTCCAGCAGATAGAGTCGGCCGCGGCCGTCACCGACGTTGTTGATGCCCGAGGTGAAGGCGACCAGCCAGGTGCCCTTGGCATCCTTGGTGATCACCGGGTTGCCGAAGGTCAGGCCCAGATTGGTGTCCGAGAATTCCCAGAGCAGTGCGGGGGACGCCGGGTCGGTGATGTCGAGCGCGTAGTAGTAGCGGCCCCCAGCCCCCATGCCGCCCACGAGGATGGTGCGCCACTGGCCGTTGGCGTAGACATCGCCGATGGTCGGGGTCGCGTCGAGCAGATTGATGTGGGCGGCGTCGTAGCCCACGTCTGCCAGCCGCCGCACATGGGGCAGCACGCCGCGCGGCACGAAGGCCCACAGTTCATCACCCCCGGCGGGGTCGTTCTCGTTCTCGCCGACCTGGAAGGCGTGGAGCATGCCGTCGTTGGCGGCGGCATAGACCATCTTGGTGCGTTTCGCGTGGTCGGTGATGAACTGGCTGTAGCCGGCATCGCCGTACTTGAAGGGCGGCTTGGCGACGTAGACCGGCGCGGCATTGACGATGTCACCCAGGCGGGAATAGCGGTTGCGAAACACCTGGTTGTCCGGGGCGGCGGCTCCCATCTGGAACTGCGTGTCGCCCCGCAGGAAGTTGACCAGGTTCTCGCCGGTGGCCTTGGCCCGCGCGGCGGTCGTGAGGCGGCTGCATTGCGACAGGGGACGGGTGCCGGCGCACAGATCGTCGAAGTCCGAGTTGTATTGCAGGGCAGCCAGGTTGGCGTAGGTGAAGTCGAGGAGCTTGTCGGCGCCGTTGCCGAACAGGATGCGCCGGGGGCGGGCGGTCAGGTTGCGGGAGTCGAGCCGGGTCTTCGCGCTCCAGATGACCTTGCTGTCGCTGGTGTCTGGCGCGATCAGGCCGGCGGTGACGGCGTCGGTGCTGAACTGGAAGGCGCGCAGGTCGCCGTACCAGGTGGGCGAGTTGCTGTAGCTGGGCAGGAAGACCCAGTTGTCGCCGGTGACCGGCGTGAGCGAACTGGCCGAGGCTGCCGCGCTGGAACCCGCATCCTTGCTGATCTCGTTCAGCGTGGTGCCGATGGCATCCGACAGGGTCTGCGGGTCGGTGGCCGAGAAGTACTGGCCACGGCCGTTGACGGCGGCGTGCCACAGGTCGTCGATGTGGGTGGCGTTGGTCTGATTGTCGACCAGTGTGCCGGCCGGTACAGGCCATTCCTTGCTGTTGCGGCCGGCCACGATGTCGGCGTAGTCGCCGGTGGTCTGGGTGAGGTAGTTGCGGTCGTAGGACAGGGTGCCGCGCACGCCCAGGCCGACGGTGAAGGTGTTGAGGTGCTGGTGGGTCGCGGTGTCACGCTTGGTGACCGGCACGTTGTTGGGGAAATCGGCGCGCAGGTCGGTGGCCCAGAAGTACTGGGCCACGTCGGCCAGCGAGTTGCTGTCACCGCCGCCGGCTGCGCCGGTGCTGTCCTTCATGGGGCGTGCAGCGAGCCCGTCTTGCTGACCAACAGGTGTTCTTCCATCTAGGGAAAACGGTCCATAGGTGCTGGTCTCGTAACCGACGGCATCATTTCTTCCCTTGTTCCAGTAGCCATCCGTCGACAACAGTGCGTAATTTCTCTGACATGAGTACTTAATTGGATCGGAGATCTGATCCGGTACCTTATGAGCGAAATAGCGTCCCACCTTGGACAGCGCACCTCGCAGTGGTGTGTAGCCTTCTTTTGTCTGCGCCGTGTACAGCAGGTCATAGAAGCTGCTGCGCTGGGTCGGGTTGAAATCCTTGATGTCTAGGAAGCTGCTGCTGGTGACGCTGCTGTCGCTGATAACGGTGAAACCGACCCGGAAGCCGTCCCCGATGTTGCGGAAGGCTTCGCCGGTGGCCGTGCGCATCAGCAGTCGGCGGGTGCGGTAGTAGGCGTACCAGTTGGCGTATTTCTGCTGTATTTCGGCCGACGTCGTGCTGTCGAGCGTCACCTTGACGAACTGGTCCGAGGCCACGGTGGTGCTAAGGGCGCAGTCCGCGTAGAAAGCGGTGGACTTGTCGACGACACCACTGGTGGTATAGGTCCAGGACAGTGCAGGCAGATTCTTGTCGTTCTTGTAGGCGTAATAGTGCCGGCCGTTCAGTGAGGTCGTCCCTGCCGAGGGGTTGAACCCATCGTCCGGTGCTCCAGTGAACGCGACATCAGGATAGGACGTACCATCCGCACGGACTGGCGGTTTGTAGGGCAGTGCTGGATTGAACGCCAGACCATTGCACTGTGACGAGTACGCGCCGTAGTTTTCGAAGTCCTTGCCGGTCCAGTCGGGAATCCCGACATCGTCCGGCATGTAGGAATAGCCCATCGAGCCGGAATCGTCCAAGATGAACATGATGTTCGGCTTGACCTGGGACAGCGAGGCGTTCAGCGGGACGTTGGACACATCGATCAGCGCCGCCTGGGCGCCGCCGCCGATCGTCCCGCAGGCCAGCGCCGCGGCGAGGGCCAGTCGGGCGGGAGGTTGGTGGCACGGATGCATGGGTCTCTTGGCGGTTCGGAACATCGCAGTTGGGCTCGGGGCCTCAGAAGTGCACCAGTGTCTCGGTGGTGCTGACCGTGTTGCGCGCGCCCTGGGCGCGCACGACGATGCGGTAGTACTCGGCCATGGTGGTGGAGCCGATGCGCACCGGGTTCTGGCTGTTGATCTCGCCACGTTCGCTCGTGACTTGGCTGCTGGCGTTCAGCGGGCGCGGGCACTGATTGGTGCCGACGGTCGAACTGCCAGCCTCCGAGCACAGCCGCACGATCAGGAAGCGCGCCGTGATCTGGTTGGCCAGCGATTTCGCCTGCGTCTGCAGGCAGGCGGCCGGGGTCGGGCCGCGCTGCGAGCGGCAGCTGTCGTTGTTCCAGTCGATGGCGACCCGGCTGCTGGAGGTGCTGGTCGATGTCGGATCGAGCCCGGGAACCAGTTGCGCCCAGTAGCCCTGGTCGCGCTGGGTGACATTCAGGCTCTCCGGCGCATTCTTGTGCTGTGTTTCGAGCCACTGGATGGCGAGCCGGGTCGCCTCGTCCGCTGCCAGCAGGGTGTCCTGCTTGAAGCTCAGATTGCCCAGGATGGTCGTGCCGGTGTCGACCGAGCGGATCATCGCCACCGCGGCCAGCGACAGCGCCACCACCGTGATCATGGCGAACAGCAGCGAGACGCCCCGCTGCCGGTTGCGGTGCTGGGAGGTCGGAGTGACATTCATCGCGAGGTGGTCCATGGGCGGCTCACGCGGGCTGCCAGAGCAGGTTGCGCAGGGGGATCACGGTCTCGAAGACCTTGTAGCGGTAATTGCGCCAGTCATCGCCCGCGCCGGGCGGGGCCTTGTCGACATGCAGTGGCGTGGGCGTCACGCCATCCGGATACCAGACCGGCCGATCGGCCGTGACCCACTCCTTGCCTGCGGTGTTCGGGCGCTGCTCGTTCTGCGTGCTGCGGGCAACCACGGCCACCCGCACGGCCACGACCCGCTGCCAGCCCTTGGCAGTGGTTGGCGACGCTGGGGTCCAGACATCGGCCACCTGGTCGGCCGTCACGCTGGTATCGATGCCGTAGACCGCCTGCAACTGCACGATCTGCGGATACAGGTCGTCGGCGACGCGCTGGCCGGTCTTGCTGTCGAAGGACACCTGTCGCAGGTGGTAAGGCGCCTGCGATGCCGGTGTGTCGCACTGTGCGTCGCCCAGCCCGGTCAGGCAGTAGCGGCGGCTGACCAGCGTGCCCAGGTCGAGCAGAAGACTGCCGGCGGGGTACGACACGTCGGTGCTCTGGATGCCCGGAAAGATGGTGCTGCCGAGATCCTGGTTCCACGGGCCGTCGGCGCCGGCATCGTGGAAAAGCTGGTTGCTGCCCGCCACGGGCTCGGCGCTCAGGTTGAACAGGCTGCAGTAGCGTGACTGGTCGGTCTGGTCCGGGGTCGGCACGGGCACGGCCAGCATCAGGTCGCCCTTGTGGTGGCCCAGGCCGGTGTTGGCGCCAATGACGAAGACGTTGCTGCCCTGGGTGTGGCCGCCGGCGACACGGGTTGGCAGCGCGAAGTCCGTGTGGTCGCTCATCAGCACATCCAGGCTGTCGGGGGTGCCGCTGTCGCCACCATCGGTGATGACCACCGGTGCCAGCGTGCGCTCGAACCGACCGACCACACCGAAACGCTGGCCGACCATGCGGCAGCCGGTGGCGCCACCTTCGCTCGTGCCGTAACCACTGGCCTGCACGTCACGCTGCAGGGTCTGCAGGGCCAGCGCGCCGTTGACCTGGGCATCGGAGCCGGCGGTGATGGTGCGCTTGCGGCCCTCATAGACCGTGGTGACCTGTGCGATCACGAGGACGGCGAGCAGGCCGATGACCATGCCGACCATCAGTTCGATCAGCGTGACGCCGCGCTGGGCGGCTGGGAGGAAGGGGGACGCGGTCATGGCGCTCGGGGTCAGGGCAGGGCGGGATTCGGATTGATCGCGGTCGTGGTCTCGAACTGGTGCTGGTCGTCGCTCGGCGCTTTCCAGGTCACCTTGACCGTGACCTGACCGGGTTCGGTCTTCGATACCAGGGCTTGGCCGGCACCGGTCGGCAGGCGCTCGCTCACACGTTCGCGCCAGCGCTGGCAGGGTGGATGGCTGGCGCAGGCACCGGCGTCGTAGAGCGCCAGGTTGCGGCTGTCGGTCCACATCAGGCCGACCAGGTCGCTGGCGAGGTAGGCGGCATCGGCGCGGTACTTGGCGCTGCTGCTCGCGCGGGTCATCGAGGCCTGCAGTCCGACCAGCCCGAGCACGGCCAGCGCGAAGATGAGCAGCGCAATCAGCGCTTCCAGCAGGACGAAGCCGTCCGGTTTCGGGGCCGGGGGCTGTTGTGGTGTGCGGCGGGTGGTCACGCGGGCCTCCTCAGTTCACCAGGCAGCGACGGGTGTCGCGCGGATCGGTGGCGGCCGGATCGCAGGTGCGCACTGCGCCACCGGTGTTCAGCATCACATGCAGCGTGCGGGTGGTGCTGCTGCCGGGGTGGGTGATCACGATGCAGCGGATCGGGGCGGGGTCGGTCTGCGCACGGCCGAAGCCGTTGAACACGACCTGGGCACGGCCGGTGGCACTCTGGCAGCTGGCATCGCGCACTTCCACCTGGACACCCGCCGAGCCGTCGCCGCGGGCGTGGCGCTCCACCAGCCGGGTGCCGGTCGTGGCGCCCAGCGGCTGGCCACACTGGCCCGCCGGACTGTCCAGACTCACGACCCACGATGCCGAGGTGGCCGACAGCGCACAGGAGTTGTCCAGCGTGCCCGGCTGTGCCTCGTTGGACACCAGCGAGAACATGACCGGTTCGTTGCGCTGTACCGCCAGGGCCCGGGCGCGGTTCAGGCCGCTGCTGATCGATTCGGCGGCATTGCGGATCTCGATGTCCAGCATCCAGTCGCGCACCACCGGCGTGACCGCCAGCAGGAGCGCGGCCAGCACGGCCACCGTCACCATCAACTCGATCAGCGTGAAGCCACCCGTGCTGCGTGGGAACGCCACCGGCATTGCCATGTTCAGCACTCCGAGCCGCGCTTGAGCCAGCAGGCCTTGCTGACCGCGTTGCCCTTGAACTGGATGGTGCCTTGTTCGCCCGCCTCGTTGAGCGTGTAGTCGTGGCCTTTGGTGTGCGGGCTGGTGCCGGTGGCGGTGAGGGTGTAGGCCTGGTTGCCGTTGGTGCCGCTGAGCTGGCAGGCGTAGCTGAACTTGGCCCCGTTGTCTGGCACGCCAGAGAACTTGATCTTGCCTTCGGCGCAGGTCTTGGTGCCGTACTGGCGGTTGTCCTGGTAGTACTGCTCCATGGCCACACGCTGGCTTGACAGGGTGCTGAAGGCTTCCGGCAGCTCGCCGCGGCGCAGGTAGTCGGTGTACGCCGGCAAGGCGATGGACGCCAGGATGCCGATGATGGCTACGACCACCATCACTTCGAGGAGCGTGAAGCCGCGCGCACGCGGCGTGTGCCGACCGGTGGCAGGAGCGCGGGCAAGGTCAGTGGCAGGAAAGGAAGCGAAGGCGGGCAGGGCCATGTCGGCAGGCGACCGAGTAATCGCGCAAAAATGAAAGAGTGGCTGGATGCTAGGCGCCCCGTGCCCCTGCGTCACGCGGGCTGGCTGCCGTTGGTCGCCTCCAGCGGGCCGTTCGTCGGCTGGATTGCCGCGGTGTCGCCCCACCACGGCTGCACGCTTGCGGCGACAATAGAAGATTGGCAACAGACAACCTACCAAGACTCCATGGCCCAGTACGTTTTCACGATGAACCGCGTCGGCAAGATCGTGCCGCCGAAGCGGCAGATCCTCAAGGGCGTCTCGCTGTCCTTCTTCCCCGGTGCCAAGATCGGCGTGCTCGGCCTCAACGGCTCGGGCAAGTCGACGCTGCTGAAGATCATGGCCGGCATCGACAAGGACATCGAGGGCGAAGCCACCCCGATGCCCGGTCTGAAGATCGGATATCTGCCGCAGGAGCCGCAGCTCAACCCGGACCAGACCGTGCGTGAAGCCGTCGAGGAAGGCATCGGCGGCGTGATCGCCGCCAAGAAGCGCCTCGACGAGGTCTACGCGGCCTATGCCGACGAGAACGCCGACTTCGACGCGCTGGCGGCCGAGCAGGCCGAGCTGGAGTCGATCATCGCCGCGGCTGGCAGCGAGAACACCGACCTGCAGCTGGAAATCGCCGCTGACGCGCTGCGTCTGTCGCCGTGGGATGCCGTGATCGGCAACCTGTCCGGTGGTGAAAAGCGCCGCGTGGCACTGTGCCGGCTGCTGCTGTCCAAGCCCGACATGCTGCTGCTGGACGAGCCCACCAACCACCTGGACGCCGAGTCGGTCGAGTGGCTGGAGCATTTCCTGCAGCGCTTCACCGGCACGGTGGTGGCCATCACCCACGATCGCTATTTCCTCGACAACGCCGCCGAGTGGATCCTGGAACTCGACCGTGGCCAGGGCTTCCCGTACAAGGGCAACTACTCCGACTGGCTGGAAGGCAAGGGCAAGCGCCTGGAGCAGGAGCAGAAGACCGAAGACGCCCGTGCCCGCGCGATGAAGATCGAACTGGAATGGGTGCGCAAGAACGCCAAGGGCCGTCAGGCCAAGAGCAAGGCGCGTCTGGCCCGCTTCGAGGAACTGAGCGACGTCGAT is a window from the Sphaerotilus montanus genome containing:
- a CDS encoding transglutaminase family protein, whose product is MSRVALPRESRDTLFLLAVLAWTLLPQCTQVPLWCAVLAYAALGWRAWLAWSGRALPSRHLMLLALAGASAGTLISHQSLLGPSAGVTLLVVLSALKTLELRARRDATVVFYLGFFLVLANFLHAQSLVMALAMGLSVWLLLAALVLAHLPDRLQTPPPLRQALALSARLLLTGLPLVVALFLLFPRVAPLWSMPGPGTARTGLSDHLSLGDVAELAQDDTVALRLQFDGPAPAPSQLYFRGPVLSEPEGSGWQRRRRFLPEAEPTVPAAPARTLRYEMTVEPLGLSTLPLLENARTGPTLPDAGPEHRWRHEPEGAWTSDQPLTERLRVQATAVLDTPVHDAATPPAEPVRADDPRWQPYLALPGGQHPRTLAWADEHGASTGAALGDSARRAQWLLDHIRQRPFVYTLAPGLSGPDPVDSFWLDQRAGFCEHYASAVVVVLRRWGVPARIVTGYLGGQVNPLNGVLEVRQRDAHAWVEYWQGGRGWVRLDPTGAVAPERVQRGERLATPRGLVGQTLVDLDPRLLAQARALWGAAEHQWNQWVLGYSTHRQQDLLRALGWDSVDSRALGQSLAGAFAAAVGIGAIWVALRTRRLQQDPWLRGHERLRQALRRRGYAVPDHLAPAGLLAHLATLTTADLTELRRPLELLSQWRYADAAHGQDPQRPLWRSALRAARHLPRRQGTQQARALGWRRDRR
- a CDS encoding DUF58 domain-containing protein, with protein sequence MPRLSGWRTRWQAWWDRRHPRTDTLRLDHRTLYIVPTGSGFVYGVLLGCLLLASINYQLNLGHLLTFTLSSAALVALHATHATLSGLRLSARVGEAGFVGEMVDIEITVQDETRRTGWRHPAHLGRHGLVVRWRDEPADLPVDVSPDPDARRHLPRRLAHRGRQTLPALEFSSRFPLGLFRVWAVWRIAQQPLAWPAPEVDAPPVPQSASTDPAEAPLRRHAPQPEPGEDEGVRPWRREDRPAQVLWRRSARSLAAGGGLLVRETPPARQARGLHLDGDRLTDLDPETRLRRLSAWVLQAEALGQPYRLSLGTLSIAEGIGPQHRRQCLDTLALWSPP
- a CDS encoding AAA family ATPase gives rise to the protein MNRPHHTLLTPPAPAIPLTETLERLVDQIGSVVVGKHAQILDSVACLLAGGHLLIEDVPGVGKTTLAQALAASVGLQFSRVQFTADLTPSDLVGISVYERTREGFVFHQGPVFTQVLLADEINRAGPRTQSALLEAMEERQVTLDGETRALPSPFFVIATQNPAEQLGTYALPESQLDRFLMCLTLGYPAPAAERALLEGHDRREAVRHLQPVMSAQELLAAQAAVQRIHVAPALLDYLQALLAATRGGQWFTQGLSPRAAIAWLRAARARALLARRTHATPEDLQALAVPVLAHRLQPRSGAGRGRVAQVRAMLESVRLV
- a CDS encoding pilus assembly protein → MHPCHQPPARLALAAALACGTIGGGAQAALIDVSNVPLNASLSQVKPNIMFILDDSGSMGYSYMPDDVGIPDWTGKDFENYGAYSSQCNGLAFNPALPYKPPVRADGTSYPDVAFTGAPDDGFNPSAGTTSLNGRHYYAYKNDKNLPALSWTYTTSGVVDKSTAFYADCALSTTVASDQFVKVTLDSTTSAEIQQKYANWYAYYRTRRLLMRTATGEAFRNIGDGFRVGFTVISDSSVTSSSFLDIKDFNPTQRSSFYDLLYTAQTKEGYTPLRGALSKVGRYFAHKVPDQISDPIKYSCQRNYALLSTDGYWNKGRNDAVGYETSTYGPFSLDGRTPVGQQDGLAARPMKDSTGAAGGGDSNSLADVAQYFWATDLRADFPNNVPVTKRDTATHQHLNTFTVGLGVRGTLSYDRNYLTQTTGDYADIVAGRNSKEWPVPAGTLVDNQTNATHIDDLWHAAVNGRGQYFSATDPQTLSDAIGTTLNEISKDAGSSAAASASSLTPVTGDNWVFLPSYSNSPTWYGDLRAFQFSTDAVTAGLIAPDTSDSKVIWSAKTRLDSRNLTARPRRILFGNGADKLLDFTYANLAALQYNSDFDDLCAGTRPLSQCSRLTTAARAKATGENLVNFLRGDTQFQMGAAAPDNQVFRNRYSRLGDIVNAAPVYVAKPPFKYGDAGYSQFITDHAKRTKMVYAAANDGMLHAFQVGENENDPAGGDELWAFVPRGVLPHVRRLADVGYDAAHINLLDATPTIGDVYANGQWRTILVGGMGAGGRYYYALDITDPASPALLWEFSDTNLGLTFGNPVITKDAKGTWLVAFTSGINNVGDGRGRLYLLDALTGKLRTGAGEIITTAGDASTPSNLGRLNAWVPSDADNTALRFYAGDMLGNLWRFDHDDRVAPSGIEATLLGQALGPNLVPQPITGKPVLTELVNDNMPITVVSFGTGRLLNNADLTSTGLQTIYSIRDTLDSTGLGPLRDPNAKLVRQKLNSNRRLDDAQSVNWNAQNGWYVDLDQSSGERVSLDGIPLASGLIAFASTVPNGDPCGNGGSSFLYQFLLPSGDVRDVEVSNSLIVGVSRVMDSTGRVSAFFTKRDQSTQLKAAGVGLGNRSNTLRRAAWRELN
- a CDS encoding pilus assembly PilX family protein: MNVTPTSQHRNRQRGVSLLFAMITVVALSLAAVAMIRSVDTGTTILGNLSFKQDTLLAADEATRLAIQWLETQHKNAPESLNVTQRDQGYWAQLVPGLDPTSTSTSSSRVAIDWNNDSCRSQRGPTPAACLQTQAKSLANQITARFLIVRLCSEAGSSTVGTNQCPRPLNASSQVTSERGEINSQNPVRIGSTTMAEYYRIVVRAQGARNTVSTTETLVHF